In Eupeodes corollae chromosome 3, idEupCoro1.1, whole genome shotgun sequence, a single genomic region encodes these proteins:
- the LOC129950462 gene encoding uncharacterized protein LOC129950462 — protein sequence MKQRRTLIRASQTQEQREAARETARLETRNRRAFRTDEQRNNLRSAKRNVSSIDLNRAAFLYDFTIDTRTLLYSEMPRYYTWNATSKKFERRKQSDAVPGHPDMRATDAFGRFYTVHPKNDECFYLRLLLVHVRGPTSFKSLRTDNGIVCPTFRATCQALNLLENDTNWDTTIAEAIISAFRSQIRTILAIIILTCFPSNPRDLWNKYKDNMSEVFYIEYASAQEIPILS from the coding sequence ATGAAGCAAAGAAGGACATTGATTCGTGCTTCTCAGACACAAGAGCAAAGAGAGGCAGCCCGTGAAACGGCTAGGTTGGAAACGAGAAATCGTCGAGCTTTTCGTACAGATGAACAGAGGAATAATCTTCGAAGTGcaaaaagaaatgtttcaaGTATTGATTTGAATCGAGCAGCGTTTCTGTATGATTTCACCATCGACACACGAACTTTGCTTTACTCAGAAATGCCACGTTATTACACTTGGAACGCTACATCGAAGAAATTTGAACGTCGGAAACAAAGCGATGCAGTTCCTGGTCATCCAGATATGCGTGCTACTGATGCTTTTGGTCGTTTTTACACAGTTCATCCGAAGAATGATGAATGTTTCTATTTGCGGTTGTTGCTGGTACATGTTCGAGGGCCAACATCATTTAAATCACTACGAACTGATAATGGTATCGTGTGTCCCACATTTCGTGCAACATGTCAAGCGCTTAATTTGCTTGAAAACGATACTAATTGGGACACGACAATCGCTGAAGCAATTATTTCTGCATTTCGAAGTCAGATACGCACAATACTTGCTATCATCATTTTAACATGCTTCCCATCGAACCCACGTGACCTGTGGAACAAATACAAAGATAACATGTCAGAAGTATTTTACATCGAATACGCGTCAGCTCAAGAAATTCCGATCTTGAGTTGA